A genomic region of Nitrospirota bacterium contains the following coding sequences:
- a CDS encoding RNB domain-containing ribonuclease, with amino-acid sequence MTNSSDKQNRALLQRIARRAMVERGLLPDFSSQALAELDELRGPAAQTDKTTRDLRHLLWCSIDNDDSRDLDQLTVAEVLPDKSVRVLVAVADVDSLVRKDSAIDEHARRNTTSVYTAARIFPMLPEKLSTDLTSLNYASERHALIIELVVGEEGALLRSDVYGALVWNRAKLAYDSVAAWLEGAGAIPPEIPAVPGLEENLRLQDRIAQRLKTLRHEHGALTLETVEARLVFDADEVKDLQAVGHNRAKDIIEDLMIAANGVTARFLSDRGLPSFRRVVRTPKRWDRIRELALDHGKALPAEPDARSLEAFLTEAQAVDPLRFPDLSLAVIKLLGAGEYVLEVPGGGTGGHFGLAVQDYSHSTAPNRRYPDLITQRLLKAAISGQRMPYENGELSELAKHCTEKEDAAKKVERQVRKSAAAMLLEHRLGEQFDAFVTGAAEKGTWVRLLSPPIEGRLTTGFEGVDVGQRVRVQLMRTDVERGYIDFRRVGEGKT; translated from the coding sequence ATGACAAACTCGAGCGACAAACAAAACCGAGCTCTCCTGCAAAGGATCGCGCGCCGGGCGATGGTCGAGCGGGGGTTGCTTCCGGACTTTTCCTCCCAGGCGCTTGCCGAGCTCGACGAGCTTCGCGGGCCTGCGGCGCAAACGGATAAGACAACGCGCGATCTGCGGCATCTGCTCTGGTGTTCCATCGATAATGATGACTCGCGCGATCTGGACCAGTTGACCGTTGCAGAGGTCCTGCCTGACAAGAGCGTGAGGGTCCTTGTTGCAGTCGCCGATGTGGACTCTCTGGTCAGAAAGGACTCGGCGATCGACGAGCACGCGCGCCGGAATACCACGTCGGTCTATACTGCTGCCAGGATCTTTCCCATGCTGCCGGAAAAGCTTTCGACGGACCTTACGTCCCTCAACTACGCCTCGGAGCGGCATGCATTGATCATTGAACTGGTTGTGGGGGAGGAGGGAGCACTGCTGCGTTCCGATGTGTATGGAGCGCTTGTCTGGAATCGCGCAAAACTGGCCTACGACAGTGTTGCCGCCTGGCTTGAAGGCGCAGGCGCGATCCCGCCGGAGATACCTGCAGTCCCCGGCCTTGAGGAAAACCTCCGGCTCCAGGACCGCATCGCCCAGCGGCTGAAGACGCTCAGGCATGAGCACGGCGCGCTCACCCTTGAGACCGTGGAAGCGCGGCTGGTGTTCGATGCCGACGAAGTGAAGGACCTCCAGGCCGTAGGTCATAACAGGGCCAAGGACATAATCGAGGACCTCATGATCGCGGCAAACGGCGTGACGGCGCGCTTTCTCTCCGACAGGGGTCTGCCGTCGTTCCGGCGCGTGGTACGCACGCCGAAGCGGTGGGACCGGATCAGGGAGCTTGCCTTGGACCATGGCAAAGCGCTTCCCGCGGAGCCTGACGCGAGATCTCTTGAGGCGTTCCTCACCGAGGCGCAAGCGGTTGACCCGCTCCGGTTTCCCGATCTTTCCCTCGCAGTCATCAAACTGCTCGGCGCGGGTGAATACGTGCTCGAGGTGCCGGGTGGCGGTACAGGCGGCCACTTCGGACTCGCCGTTCAGGATTATTCCCATTCCACGGCCCCGAACCGCCGGTATCCGGACCTGATCACGCAACGCCTGCTGAAGGCGGCCATCTCCGGACAGCGGATGCCGTACGAGAACGGAGAGCTGTCGGAACTGGCAAAGCACTGCACGGAAAAAGAGGATGCGGCAAAGAAGGTCGAAAGACAGGTCAGAAAATCCGCAGCGGCAATGCTGCTGGAACACAGGCTCGGTGAGCAGTTCGATGCATTTGTCACGGGCGCAGCGGAAAAAGGCACCTGGGTCCGTCTTCTCTCTCCACCCATTGAAGGAAGACTGACGACCGGCTTTGAAGGCGTCGACGTGGGCCAGCGGGTCCGCGTCCAGCTGATGCGCACGGACGTGGAGCGGGGCTATATCGACTTCAGGAGGGTCGGGGAAGGGAAGACATAG
- a CDS encoding thioredoxin domain-containing protein, with product MSSDAALIRCNACLVMNRVPLTRLANRPLCGNCKKGLDIPREPVWAKAESFDRAIAHWPETVLVVFTAAMCIHCKIIEPVINDLARDRAGKLKVMKVDVDTDEYLPQRFKITKTPTILVFRNGVELIRVDGPPKNKTDISQWVDNLINFKSY from the coding sequence ATGTCCAGTGATGCCGCTCTGATCCGATGCAATGCCTGCCTGGTCATGAACCGCGTTCCCCTTACGAGGTTAGCGAACAGGCCGCTTTGCGGGAACTGCAAGAAAGGCCTCGACATTCCGCGGGAGCCTGTCTGGGCAAAGGCAGAGAGCTTCGACCGTGCAATTGCCCACTGGCCCGAGACCGTGCTCGTCGTGTTCACGGCCGCCATGTGCATCCACTGCAAGATCATCGAACCCGTCATCAATGACCTGGCACGCGACCGTGCGGGAAAGCTGAAGGTCATGAAGGTGGATGTCGATACGGACGAATACCTGCCCCAGCGCTTCAAGATCACGAAAACGCCGACCATCCTTGTCTTTCGGAACGGCGTCGAACTCATCCGCGTCGACGGACCGCCAAAAAACAAAACGGACATCTCCCAATGGGTCGACAATCTCATCAATTTCAAAAGTTATTAG
- a CDS encoding flavin reductase family protein has translation MSKITLPKNTFCLPWTQTLLGAHVQGKVNFMALDWLTRVNFEPAMLGICVGKGHATNQAIRETGEFSVNVPTVDMIQVTDYCGIVSAMREDKSGLFEVYYGELKAAPLIKACPVSIECRVVQTVELPSNAFFIGEIVTIFSEERYLSEGKPDVKKMHPFLLTMPDNRFWSVGEHVGNAWKDGAAYRDRLRKQ, from the coding sequence ATGAGCAAAATCACCCTTCCCAAAAACACATTCTGTCTGCCCTGGACTCAAACGCTCCTCGGCGCGCACGTGCAGGGCAAGGTAAATTTCATGGCCCTTGACTGGCTGACCCGTGTCAATTTCGAACCAGCCATGCTCGGCATCTGCGTGGGCAAGGGACATGCGACAAACCAGGCCATACGGGAGACGGGCGAGTTCAGCGTGAATGTGCCTACCGTGGACATGATCCAGGTCACCGATTACTGCGGGATAGTATCGGCCATGCGTGAAGACAAGTCGGGCCTGTTCGAAGTATACTACGGAGAGCTCAAAGCGGCCCCATTGATCAAGGCCTGTCCGGTCAGCATCGAATGCCGGGTGGTGCAGACCGTCGAGCTCCCCTCCAACGCGTTCTTTATCGGAGAGATCGTGACCATCTTTTCCGAGGAGCGCTATCTGTCCGAGGGCAAACCGGATGTGAAGAAGATGCACCCCTTCCTTCTCACCATGCCCGACAACCGCTTCTGGTCCGTGGGAGAGCATGTAGGAAATGCCTGGAAGGACGGCGCAGCTTACCGGGACCGGCTCCGAAAACAGTGA
- the hrpB gene encoding ATP-dependent helicase HrpB, with amino-acid sequence MTSYPIEGVLPKLKEAFLTNHSVVLHAPPGAGKTTRVPLALLDMLPSAQRRIVMLEPRRIAAVSAARWMAQSLQEQAGGTVGYRIRFDSRVSAGTRIEVVTEGILTRRIQADPGLDGVGLVIFDEFHERSIHADLALALCLDVRRQLRPDLRILVMSATIEQGQIAALLGNAAVITSAGRAFPVEERYVEPRHAPLPEQMAAVVGTAIRETHGDILAFFPGAGEIRACAKSLQGSLDMAEERLSLHPLYGDLPFEEQERAILPAKDHRKIVLATNIAETSLTIEGVHVVIDSGLTRRLRYDPSTGMNRLVTVTVSRASAEQRKGRAGRLGPGFCYRLYSRYDLQGLPSFAPAEILESDLASLVLELAAWGVVDPAALSWIDPPPQAAWNAGRQMLRSLGALDPSGAITAVGREMARLPLHPRLSRMMLRSSELGRSALGADMAAILSERDLFRQEQDRGKKDPDMAERVHVLGMWRQGREGGANADPSALRAVDRAAKQILRLVTGGRTGSDGGHDQDLISRLLLSAFPDRVCKRRDESAGHYVLEQGRGVRISQDSHLINSAYLIAVTVDAGGKEEGAIHIAAPVSVEIIRSECAGAIESVRKVEWDVREGRIASAHEERLGALLLSTRSVAPVEEEVLAIVCDIIRTTPGMLNFSNEARQFQARVGLMRRAFPEETWGDLSDRHLLPKPEDWLLPWLAGIRSAQGIRALDVLPALKAALSWEQMRLLDARAPATIVVPSGSRIRIDYASGEQPVLAVKLQELFGLADTPRVAEGRVKVLLHLLSPARRPVQVTTDLRGFWNLGYPLVKKELKGRYPKHPWPDDPWNALPTRRTKRRGQ; translated from the coding sequence ATGACATCCTATCCCATTGAAGGCGTCCTGCCCAAGCTGAAAGAGGCTTTTTTAACAAACCACTCGGTGGTTCTCCATGCGCCTCCCGGCGCGGGAAAGACGACACGCGTTCCGCTCGCACTGCTCGACATGCTGCCGTCCGCGCAGCGCCGGATCGTCATGCTCGAGCCGCGCAGGATAGCCGCTGTATCGGCGGCGCGATGGATGGCGCAGTCGCTGCAGGAACAGGCGGGCGGGACCGTCGGTTACCGAATCCGGTTCGATTCGAGGGTGTCCGCGGGAACACGCATCGAGGTCGTCACCGAGGGCATTCTCACCCGCCGCATTCAGGCCGACCCGGGGCTCGACGGGGTCGGCCTGGTCATCTTCGACGAATTCCATGAACGCAGCATCCATGCCGATCTTGCCCTCGCGCTCTGTCTTGACGTTCGCAGGCAGCTCCGGCCGGACCTCAGGATACTGGTCATGTCTGCAACGATTGAGCAGGGGCAGATAGCCGCGCTGCTGGGGAATGCGGCAGTGATTACGTCCGCGGGAAGGGCCTTTCCCGTGGAGGAACGATATGTCGAGCCCCGGCATGCCCCGCTTCCGGAACAGATGGCCGCGGTCGTCGGAACAGCGATCCGCGAGACCCACGGCGATATCCTTGCCTTCTTCCCCGGCGCGGGCGAGATCCGGGCGTGCGCAAAGAGCCTGCAGGGATCATTGGACATGGCCGAGGAGCGTCTTTCGCTCCATCCCCTGTATGGCGATCTTCCTTTCGAGGAGCAGGAACGGGCGATTCTTCCGGCAAAGGACCATCGGAAGATCGTACTTGCCACGAATATCGCCGAGACGAGCCTCACGATCGAGGGTGTGCATGTGGTGATCGACTCCGGCCTGACGCGCAGGCTTCGTTATGATCCGTCCACGGGCATGAACCGGCTCGTGACGGTCACGGTGTCGAGGGCATCGGCCGAGCAGCGCAAGGGGAGGGCGGGCAGGCTCGGCCCCGGTTTCTGCTACCGCCTGTACAGCAGGTACGATCTGCAGGGCCTGCCGTCTTTCGCACCTGCGGAGATCCTCGAATCCGACCTCGCATCGCTCGTGCTGGAACTCGCCGCGTGGGGCGTCGTTGACCCGGCGGCACTGTCCTGGATAGATCCGCCGCCGCAGGCCGCGTGGAACGCCGGGCGTCAGATGCTTCGCTCTCTCGGAGCACTCGATCCTTCGGGCGCGATTACCGCGGTAGGCAGGGAAATGGCGCGCCTCCCGCTCCATCCGAGACTGTCACGCATGATGCTGCGTTCGAGCGAACTCGGTCGTTCGGCGCTGGGAGCGGACATGGCCGCCATACTGTCCGAGCGGGACCTGTTTCGGCAGGAGCAGGACCGCGGGAAAAAGGACCCCGACATGGCGGAGCGCGTGCATGTTCTCGGGATGTGGCGGCAGGGAAGAGAAGGGGGCGCAAACGCGGACCCGTCGGCCCTGCGCGCCGTGGACAGAGCTGCGAAGCAGATCCTGCGGCTGGTCACAGGCGGCCGGACGGGCTCCGACGGGGGCCATGACCAGGACCTGATCTCCCGCCTGCTGCTCTCGGCTTTTCCGGACAGGGTCTGCAAGCGCCGTGATGAAAGCGCCGGCCACTATGTTCTCGAGCAGGGCAGGGGGGTTCGCATCTCGCAGGACAGCCATTTGATCAACAGTGCCTACCTGATTGCGGTCACCGTTGACGCGGGCGGGAAGGAGGAGGGAGCCATCCATATCGCCGCTCCGGTGAGCGTCGAGATAATCCGCAGCGAATGTGCGGGCGCGATCGAGTCCGTCCGCAAGGTGGAATGGGATGTCCGCGAAGGGCGGATAGCCTCTGCTCATGAAGAACGGCTCGGCGCCCTGCTCCTGTCCACGAGGTCCGTCGCCCCAGTCGAAGAGGAGGTGCTGGCCATCGTCTGCGACATCATCAGGACCACGCCGGGCATGCTGAACTTTTCGAATGAAGCGAGGCAGTTCCAGGCCAGGGTGGGCCTGATGCGGAGAGCATTCCCCGAGGAGACGTGGGGGGACCTGTCAGACCGTCATCTCCTGCCGAAACCGGAGGATTGGCTCCTGCCGTGGCTCGCCGGCATCCGCAGCGCCCAGGGCATCAGGGCGCTCGATGTCCTCCCCGCATTGAAAGCGGCGCTGTCATGGGAGCAGATGCGGCTGCTCGACGCGCGAGCTCCAGCAACGATCGTGGTCCCGAGCGGTTCCCGCATCAGGATCGACTATGCATCGGGCGAACAGCCGGTGCTGGCCGTGAAACTGCAGGAGCTGTTCGGACTTGCCGACACGCCGAGGGTCGCGGAGGGCAGGGTGAAGGTGCTTCTGCATCTGCTGTCGCCTGCGAGGAGGCCGGTGCAGGTAACCACCGACCTGAGGGGATTCTGGAACTTGGGGTACCCGCTGGTGAAGAAGGAACTCAAGGGCCGCTATCCGAAGCACCCTTGGCCCGACGACCCCTGGAATGCTTTACCAACGAGGCGCACAAAAAGGCGGGGACAATAA
- a CDS encoding cold-shock protein — protein sequence METGTVKWFNDSKGFGFITREKGGDVFVHFGDIQDSGFKSLAEGQSVQFDVVDSPKGPKAANVVKL from the coding sequence ATGGAGACAGGTACCGTAAAGTGGTTCAATGATTCCAAGGGTTTTGGATTCATTACCCGTGAAAAGGGCGGCGATGTGTTCGTTCATTTCGGCGACATTCAGGACAGCGGCTTCAAGTCGTTAGCTGAAGGCCAGTCAGTGCAGTTCGACGTTGTCGACTCGCCCAAGGGCCCCAAAGCAGCCAACGTTGTAAAGCTCTAA
- the bfr gene encoding bacterioferritin, translating into MKGDPKLIETLNSLLADELTAINQYMVHSEMCANWGYGKLHEHFEKRSITEMKHAEKLIGRIIFLEGMPVVSTLKQIHIGSDVTKQLDYDHAAEEGAIKAYNAAIRQAGEVNDFATREVLEHILTDEDQHIDGIEELQDQISHMTLPIFLATQVGG; encoded by the coding sequence ATGAAGGGAGATCCGAAGCTTATCGAGACGTTGAATTCGCTCCTTGCCGATGAACTGACGGCGATCAACCAGTACATGGTGCATTCCGAAATGTGCGCCAACTGGGGGTATGGCAAACTGCATGAACACTTCGAAAAGCGGTCCATCACGGAGATGAAGCATGCTGAAAAGCTCATCGGAAGGATCATATTTCTCGAAGGCATGCCGGTCGTGTCCACGCTGAAGCAGATTCACATCGGCAGCGATGTGACGAAGCAGCTGGATTACGACCACGCCGCGGAAGAGGGTGCCATCAAAGCCTACAATGCGGCGATACGACAGGCGGGAGAGGTGAATGATTTTGCGACGCGGGAGGTGCTCGAACATATTCTCACCGATGAGGACCAGCACATCGACGGGATTGAAGAGCTTCAAGACCAGATTTCGCACATGACGCTTCCCATCTTCTTGGCGACCCAGGTAGGGGGGTGA
- a CDS encoding LysR family transcriptional regulator — translation MELRHLKYFVAVAEELHFGRAAKKLNIAQPPLSQQIMNLEEELGIKLFDRSRRNIQMTTAGSHFLKEARQVLLHVEHAAETARRIYGGKAGRLVVGFVGSVIHTFLPDGIRLFHERFPDVELELHEINTAEQVASLHAKRIDVGFFYTSAHDPVLASKTLTVAPLLAVLHNKHPLSGRRSVHIKQLAHEPFIANTRSSEPVVRDAFISLCHSAGFSPKIAQEAGQVQTVLGLVASGMGACLLPDFIKNIRRPGVQYIPLSGSPPEVKLAVVWRSDNASILVKSFINVIESYSYFDWER, via the coding sequence ATGGAACTACGACATCTCAAATACTTTGTTGCAGTGGCTGAGGAACTCCATTTTGGGAGGGCTGCCAAAAAGCTTAACATCGCACAGCCGCCTTTGAGTCAGCAGATCATGAACCTGGAGGAAGAACTTGGGATAAAGCTTTTTGACAGGTCGAGGCGAAACATACAGATGACCACTGCCGGCAGTCATTTTCTTAAAGAGGCCAGGCAGGTCCTTTTACATGTTGAACATGCTGCTGAAACTGCCAGAAGGATTTACGGCGGAAAGGCTGGACGTCTGGTAGTAGGGTTTGTGGGATCCGTGATCCATACTTTTTTGCCTGATGGGATACGATTATTCCACGAACGCTTCCCGGACGTAGAGCTGGAACTGCATGAGATAAATACCGCAGAACAGGTAGCATCGCTTCATGCGAAACGCATTGATGTCGGATTTTTCTATACGAGCGCTCACGACCCCGTGCTTGCATCCAAAACGCTCACGGTAGCGCCTTTGCTGGCGGTATTGCACAACAAACACCCTCTTTCTGGCCGTAGATCGGTGCATATCAAGCAGCTGGCTCACGAGCCCTTCATCGCAAACACGCGCTCCTCGGAGCCGGTTGTCCGTGACGCCTTTATCAGCCTGTGTCATTCTGCCGGGTTCAGTCCGAAAATAGCGCAAGAGGCAGGGCAGGTACAGACAGTGTTAGGCCTCGTAGCTTCCGGAATGGGAGCCTGCCTCCTCCCCGATTTTATAAAAAATATCAGACGGCCGGGAGTGCAGTATATACCCTTGTCAGGATCGCCCCCGGAGGTAAAACTTGCCGTTGTCTGGCGCAGCGATAATGCTTCTATCCTTGTAAAATCATTTATAAATGTAATTGAGTCTTACTCGTATTTCGACTGGGAGCGATGA
- a CDS encoding HU family DNA-binding protein: protein MAKPMTKSQLVAKVAEQASLTKKGAAEILDFIAQVAYKEAKNSFTLPGLGKLVLVQRKARLGRNPATGETIKIKAKKVVKFRVAKAAKDAILGAK, encoded by the coding sequence ATGGCAAAACCAATGACGAAATCGCAGTTGGTGGCAAAGGTCGCGGAGCAAGCATCGCTTACCAAGAAAGGGGCCGCCGAGATATTGGATTTTATCGCGCAGGTCGCTTACAAGGAGGCAAAGAACAGTTTCACGTTGCCCGGGCTCGGCAAGCTGGTGCTCGTACAGCGCAAGGCCCGTCTGGGCAGGAATCCTGCGACCGGTGAGACAATCAAGATAAAGGCAAAGAAGGTCGTCAAGTTCCGGGTTGCCAAAGCAGCCAAAGACGCGATCCTCGGCGCGAAGTAG